TTGAGCGATACGCTTGGGCGTGTTCGAGCGCGGACTTCACGGCCTCGGTCGCGTCGGCGTCGAGGTCCGACTGTACGTCGTGAAGGTTGTGTTCGAGGCGCGCGAGTCGGCCGTGGTCCGGTCCGCGGTCGGCGTCAGCCATCGTCTCGACCTGTTCGGCGTAGGTTTCGAGGCGCTCGGCGGCGTCGGCGTGGTCGGTGCCCTCGCGGGCCTCGTGGAGTTTCTCTGCGGCGGTCCGGAGTTCGCTTCGGTCGTCGCTCATGGCCGGGCCTACGCCCGAGCGCGGGAAATAGTTTCTGTCGAGATAGGTTTCTGCCGGAATCGGTGACGCGCGACCGGACCGTATCGAAGACGCCCCGCGGTCGGCGAGGACCGGAGACCTCTTGTCGGACTGCTCCCTACCGTCGCCCATGACTTCCAAACTCAAACGCGGTGCGTTCGCACTGGTCGGACTGCTCGCCGTCGCGTTCGCGGTCCACTACGCGCTGTTCGGGTCGCTTCCGCTCGGCAAACCCGAGTTGCT
Above is a genomic segment from Halorussus caseinilyticus containing:
- a CDS encoding DUF7553 family protein, which codes for MSDDRSELRTAAEKLHEAREGTDHADAAERLETYAEQVETMADADRGPDHGRLARLEHNLHDVQSDLDADATEAVKSALEHAQAYRSTVEGV